The Xylanibacillus composti genome has a window encoding:
- a CDS encoding DUF1697 domain-containing protein, with protein sequence MVYTALLRGINVGGNNKIDMKILKKSFEQVGMKHVVTYINSGNIVFTNVGHSKSDIAHMLEEAILDTFGLQIKVLVLSLEDMEIVMSSLPESWTNDDKMKSDVLFLWEDINDESVLDKLTYKPEIETVKYVPGAILWSIDKINLNKGSMTKLVGTKLYKQMTVRNVNTTRKIYALMLAATKAEA encoded by the coding sequence ATGGTCTATACCGCTCTGCTTCGTGGCATCAATGTCGGCGGAAATAACAAAATCGATATGAAAATTCTTAAGAAATCCTTCGAGCAAGTCGGAATGAAACACGTTGTCACTTATATTAATTCGGGCAATATTGTTTTTACAAACGTTGGCCACTCCAAAAGTGATATTGCGCATATGCTAGAAGAAGCCATACTAGATACCTTTGGACTACAAATCAAAGTGCTGGTGCTCAGTCTGGAAGACATGGAAATTGTTATGTCTTCGCTTCCCGAATCATGGACGAACGATGATAAAATGAAGAGCGACGTCCTTTTTCTATGGGAAGATATCAATGATGAATCCGTTCTCGATAAGCTGACCTACAAGCCGGAGATCGAAACGGTGAAGTACGTTCCAGGCGCGATACTATGGTCGATTGACAAAATAAACTTGAATAAAGGCAGCATGACAAAGCTGGTTGGCACAAAATTGTATAAACAGATGACGGTCCGGAATGTAAATACGACACGAAAAATATATGCGCTTATGCTGGCAGCGACAAAGGCAGAGGCTTGA
- a CDS encoding GntR family transcriptional regulator: MNIAISNTSDKPIYQQLYEQISAQILKGELASGYPLPPIRQAATELRVSIITVKKAWEELERLGLIYTVTGKGCFVNDLSPSEMLQKRKEIIQKQMVMDASYYKSFGLTLEEVFELLKEIY; encoded by the coding sequence ATGAACATTGCGATTTCGAACACGTCCGATAAGCCCATTTACCAACAGCTTTACGAACAAATCAGCGCGCAAATTCTCAAGGGCGAGTTAGCAAGCGGGTATCCCTTACCCCCAATTCGACAAGCGGCCACCGAGCTTCGAGTCAGTATTATTACAGTCAAAAAAGCCTGGGAAGAGCTCGAACGGCTTGGTTTGATCTACACCGTTACTGGCAAAGGCTGTTTTGTCAACGATCTCTCGCCCAGTGAGATGCTTCAAAAACGAAAAGAAATTATCCAAAAGCAGATGGTTATGGATGCTTCGTATTACAAATCCTTTGGTCTTACATTAGAGGAAGTTTTCGAGCTGCTGAAGGAAATTTATTAG
- a CDS encoding ABC transporter ATP-binding protein produces the protein MLALDIKNLNKTYEHFHLKDVSFQLEKGYIMGFIGANGAGKTTTIKSILNLIHIDSGEIRIFGKNMAEHELELKQEIGFAFGNIDFYTRSKIKTLTNVIKTFYRNWDDETYYKYLRKFNLIEDKKIAELSTGMKVKYSLALALSHGAKLLILDEPTSGLDPVARDNLLETFQELVMDGEISILFSTHITSDLEKCADFITYIHNGQIINSSEKEQFIDAYRLLNGTNEQLDMVKDQLISYKTHSFGFTGLIHTKDWDPSLDMKSTVPNLEEIMIYFSKMEDMYV, from the coding sequence ATGTTGGCTTTGGATATTAAAAATTTGAATAAAACATACGAGCATTTTCATCTCAAAGACGTGTCTTTTCAACTGGAAAAGGGTTATATCATGGGATTTATCGGAGCCAATGGAGCAGGAAAAACAACCACCATTAAATCCATCTTGAATTTAATCCATATAGACAGCGGCGAGATCCGTATTTTTGGCAAGAACATGGCCGAGCACGAGCTCGAGTTGAAACAAGAAATTGGCTTTGCATTTGGCAACATCGATTTTTATACCCGCAGTAAAATCAAAACGTTAACGAATGTCATTAAAACCTTCTATCGCAATTGGGACGATGAAACCTATTACAAGTATTTGAGAAAATTCAACTTGATTGAAGACAAAAAAATAGCCGAGTTATCGACCGGCATGAAAGTAAAGTACAGTCTGGCGCTTGCGTTGTCCCACGGCGCAAAACTGCTTATTCTCGATGAACCGACAAGCGGACTTGATCCAGTTGCTAGAGACAACCTGCTGGAAACATTTCAGGAGCTGGTGATGGACGGCGAAATCAGCATACTTTTTTCAACGCATATTACATCCGATCTGGAAAAGTGCGCCGATTTTATTACCTATATCCACAACGGGCAAATTATCAACAGTTCCGAAAAAGAACAATTTATCGACGCTTACCGTTTGCTGAATGGTACAAATGAACAACTCGACATGGTCAAAGACCAGCTTATTTCCTACAAGACACATTCTTTCGGTTTTACAGGCTTGATCCACACGAAAGATTGGGACCCGTCTTTAGACATGAAATCCACCGTACCGAATCTTGAAGAGATTATGATCTACTTTTCGAAAATGGAGGATATGTATGTATAA
- a CDS encoding ABC-2 transporter permease: MYNLLMKELKIGVNPFFYILPFLTGALMLIPGWLYFLVILYFCFITVPNMLGGYKSQNDLMFTSMMPVSKKDIVKAKVSFIVILELLHVVVAVVYGIISVYLYPNLTYYFFSPSPGFWGLCFVMLAIFNMILIPMYFKTAYKYGAATIAATTAAILFAGGAEWIGIQNKYLFGLFKGAGADNFAVHLLILIAGIGIFALFSAIAYHIAKKRFLKVEV, translated from the coding sequence ATGTATAACTTATTAATGAAGGAACTCAAAATTGGCGTTAATCCTTTCTTTTATATCCTGCCCTTTTTGACAGGCGCCCTAATGTTAATTCCGGGATGGCTTTATTTCCTGGTTATCCTATACTTTTGTTTTATTACAGTGCCGAATATGCTTGGAGGATATAAAAGTCAGAACGACCTCATGTTTACTAGCATGATGCCTGTCTCGAAGAAAGACATCGTCAAGGCAAAGGTATCCTTTATTGTCATTTTGGAACTGCTGCACGTTGTTGTCGCCGTTGTCTATGGCATCATAAGTGTGTATTTGTACCCGAATCTGACCTATTATTTCTTCTCTCCATCTCCCGGCTTTTGGGGATTATGTTTCGTCATGCTGGCAATCTTCAATATGATCTTAATACCCATGTATTTCAAGACAGCTTATAAATACGGAGCTGCAACGATTGCAGCCACCACAGCTGCGATCCTGTTTGCCGGGGGAGCCGAATGGATTGGCATTCAAAACAAGTACTTGTTTGGACTTTTCAAGGGAGCAGGCGCTGATAACTTCGCCGTTCATTTATTGATCCTGATTGCGGGCATCGGCATATTTGCATTATTTTCGGCAATCGCTTATCATATTGCCAAAAAACGATTCTTGAAAGTGGAAGTGTAA